The Kluyveromyces marxianus DMKU3-1042 DNA, complete genome, chromosome 7 DNA segment TTTAACAATAGCAACCCAATAAAATCCTTGGACATTGTTTGGTTGAGAATGAATTCATATGCTTTGTTTTCTATGTCGTATTCGTACCCGAATATCATGTATTGCTCATTTAGTGCAAGTAGtaatttgaatttgatgttattgaatatatcGTCAATGACATCAGATCTTACGCTACTCACGAGGTAGTATATGAAGAAATCGTCTATCATCTGTAGATTAGCAATCTGACATTTAGAATACCTGAAAAATTGATACATTATATCGATTAAAATGGTTGTTAGATGTTTGATGCCCTCTATTATATCGGTGTCAGTTTCGGTCTGTTGCTCCTCCGCTTCCCTTGGAGAATCATTACTGTATTTGCTGAGATAAGCAAAGTTGCTATAGATATTATTGTAGATAACAACAAATCCCTGGTTCTCTACCAAAATATCCATAGAGCTTATGTCTATTTTGCATTTGTATAGTATAATGTACGCAATAATTAGTTTTAGGCTCAATTCCAGAAGATCGATAGACAATAGCGATAGTAGCTTCCGGAGGCAAAAATCTGTCGTCCTTTCGAACATCTCAGATTCAACTAGTATCAGTCCGACACGGTACAAGTCCTGGTCGCACTTTATTAAGCTGCTGTAGTGATCAGCAGTAATTTTTATGAAAGATACTAGAGCAGAATTTACATCAGATTCATTGTTAATGTCAACATCCAATAACCCTTCGAGCTTTTCCCAAAATTCCACCAAGGTATCATCCTCTATTATTGCTGATGTAGCCATACTCATAGGCCAGCTATATATTGCTGATTTCTTTGCAAttactcttctttgttCGAACCACAATTCCTCATCGAAGTATCGTCCCATACTTAATTCTTCGTGCAATCTTGTCATTTTCTAAAATGtatacaaagaaaagtgCTCAATCGTTTGAGTGGAATAAAAGAGACAAACCATAAGGGGAGAAATAGAAGATATCAGGAGAACCTTCGATCTTTTAACTGCATTGTCCGGGGTCTGCTATGGGACCAAAGACATGACTAGTGAGCTCAATAACGTATGgtataaaataaaagataaGCGAATGCAAAGGTGattaatttcttttgcGGACATTAATCaaggaatgaatgaataaCTAACCATTTAACATAATAAAAGGTATTCGAGTGCATTGAGGATGCAGAGTCATTTATCAAGAGTAATAAGGTGGTGGTTGCAATTCAGGAGTATCGTAAGGCGATAAAACAACTAGATTATATCAATGAAACTGAGGATTTACCTGAAAACGTTCAATATGCAGTAACGCTTTTGCatgatgatattcttcttcggGTAAAGGAGCTTGGAGTTTTACAAGAAGTACAGTCCAATTCCGAGAGTTCAGAGAGTGGGAGTAACTCGAGTATTAGTAGGTTTGTTTCCGATGGAAGTTTGTACCCTAATGGGAACAGTGTGTTAATATCCGATccgttattattatcaataaCGAGCAAACTTGAGAACAATGTCATGCGTCTAATAAACGCATCAGAAGATCCTGGTAGTGTCAGTAAAACAGAAATCATGCAACAGTTCTCCCaattcaaaagagaattgaCCGTTTACGAACAGAAAAAATCCAAGGATTATGAGGGAAAGATGGAACAGGTTATTAAGGAAAATAAGAAACTATCAAACCAAGTAAACAGACTCAAGGAGAGATGGGACAGTTTGGTGGAGAGTGCCAAACAAAAGAGGAATCAACAGCATGTGTAAGTAAAGATAGGATGCTTTTTTTTCGAGACCGTTTGTCGTAAAGTGGTAATGTAATGTTAAAACTATACAAGTAAACTTAAGTAGTACTTTCTAACTATTTAGCCTTAAGTCCGTGCATTATTTCCTCCTTTGTGATTAGATGGCCGATAGTTTCAATATGCTCCAATAGTTGGTCGACGTTAGCGGACCATTCATTTAGAAGGTCACTTGAGTTGTTTGGTTTGCCGAAACTAACGATTTTTGCCGGTCTATTTATCTTGGCATATATGACTCCTTGGTTGACCAAATTACTAATGAACGACTCTGTCTTAGCTTCATCTAGATCGAGTAACTCCTTTAGTCTAGGGAGAGTGATCTGGGTGTAATATTTCGAGATAACGCGCAAGTTGTGTTCTATGATTCTCTTATGAAGGTCTTCCCAATGGTCCTCATTAGATCCAAACGCAATACCATCTTTGTTCAAAACATCTTTGTAAGTATCTTGAACAATAGGCCATCTCATTAATTCTGCAGTAGTGAAAAGTTTGACCAAAGATTCTTGAGAGGGCAACTTCTTTAAGTTATTGTCCAATTGAATCTTGTGAATGAGATCACTTTGCAAATTATCGTATGGGGAAAGGATTAAGAAATATACAATTCTGGATAGTACAGCTTTCCATTGGATCTCGTCTTCCTTGACAGAGGCAGAGTTGTAGATTTCTTGGTAATATTGTGCAACTTCCAAATAAGACTTCTTGTGCAAGCCAATTTTGACCAAAAGGTTGTAGTATTCCAACTTCAAGGATTCATACTTTTCATTCTTGAAGGTCttctttaaaatttttCTGGAAAGGACAGTTGCCTGAGAGTAATCACCCTTCAAGATACTCAATTCAATCTGCTCGAGAATGAATTCGATCTTTTCGTACATTTCCATAGACCCATACGTCTCCACTTGCAACTCGCACAATAAATCGGCCGCTTCATCAATCTTGTCTTCAGCCCTTCTGATGTTCACCAAGTCCCTGGTAGCTCTAGCTCTTTCAACTTCCACAAAAATCTTATTCTCAGTCACAACTCTTATCGTCTCTATGACCTTGATCTTTATCTCCTTATCCGTAACATCTTTCAAATGCTCCATAACAGTTTGTATCATATACTGGATCGACAATTTCAATTGTCCGTGCTTCTTAGAGAGTAGAACAAGTTGTTCGTTAAGTAGATCCCATTGGTTTTCCTTCACCAAAACATCCACTATCTTAGCAAGCACCCTCTTGGACGAAACCAAATCCGAAGACTGTCTagtcttcttttccaaactCAACAATTGGTCTAGAGCTGCTGAATAGTCATTCTTCGCTAGAATCtcaatttttggaaattcGGCATCCAAAATCTCCGTATAATCCTTTTCCGCCTTCAATGGTGCGTCTCTAGACATAATTCACGAATATATGCTCTCTTTTACCTTAAAAACTACCAATTAGATTCAAAAACCCTaaatctttcaattctAAAATACCAAATTAAAAGTCCAAAAAAACTCTCTAATCCTTTCACTAGCTATCCACTACCGCCTATTCAGCTATATGTGATGTCTTCTAACCTCTTGGATTTCTGTCTGCGTCAGCGCTTAAATTTGCCACCGAAATCATTAATTACTATATTCCATATACTATTAAATCTCCCATACTTAATTCTTAAATTCATTTTATACAAAATCATTATTTACTACTAGATGTGTGCCAACCTGGGAAACAGGCCTGGGAAAACAAGATAATCGTACTCAATGATATGCTTATCCGGGTAATCTTCTGGttcgaatttttcaaaattattttttattttaaaaaaaaaagttcatGTTTTTGatgtatttcttttttttcgtaCAAGCAGCtttagaaaaaaatgattgaatgcgatgagatgagatgagatgagatgagatgagctgaGATGAGCTTTTAATATAAGAATAAGTCAGGTTGAAGGATAACAATTGATTTTGGTTGTCACTAGCATATATACTGATTAGAGGTCGGTGTTGAATTATACCAATAGTATTAACCTTTCATTCATCGACATCGactgtgtttttttgaCAGAAGTGTAACAAGCAATGGGAGGGTCtcagttgaagaacttgaaggCCGCATTGAAGGCTAATGGTCTTACGGGCCAAACGAATGATAAGAAGaagtccaagaagaagggcAGTCGTCCAAAGGACTTTGATAAGGAGGAGAGACAGCGGACTATTCAAAAGATTAGAGAGCAGTTCAATCCGTTTGATGTTAAAGCCAATCGTAATAAGAAGATTGGTGTGACAAAAGAGTCTGCGACGAAACTTGCCGTTGGTAAACCTGGTGTTGCTAAGCAGGCGGACGAGGAGCAGCGTCGTATATTTTATGAGGCTaaaaaagtgaagaagagcGGTGGGATTCAGGATAAGCGTTTTGGTGAGCGTAATAAGAATCTAACTGCAGAAGAGATCATGTTGGAACGTTTCACCAAGGAAAGACAACgtcaatcttcttctaaaagGTCACTTTTCAACTTGGAAGATAGTGATGCGGAAGACGATGGAGCTACCTTTGGGGAAAGTTTGACTCACTCTGGTAAATCTTTAGCTTTAGAGGATGATTTCGACGCAGGTGATCTAGGTCTACAGGATTCTGATAACGACATCGCTAGGGCTACGAAGTCAGGAAAGAGATTATTGatggaagaacaagaactaGGCGATGCGTCTGTTCAAGAACCGGTCAGAAAGAAGACCAAAGCGGAAGTTATGCAAGAGGTTATCGCTAAATCGAAGTTCTATAAGCATGAGAGACAAAAGGCTCAGGAAAAGTTGGTTCACgatattgaagatttgGATGATGATTTCGAAGATATTATGTCAGAACTTAGAGTCTTGCCAACTCCAAAACGTAACGCCCAACAGACTTCCGATGTGCCAGAATTAGCACCGGATTATGATAGGAAAGTTAAGGAACTAGTTATGGAAAAGAGGGCTGCTCCTGCGGATAGAACAAAGACAGATgaggaaatcaaaaaagagtatgaagaaaagcaaaAGGAACTAGAACAAAAGAGATTGGACCGTATGAATGGTCTCTTCAATATTGACGATCCAGATGCAGCTGGTGTGGAAGATTTAGGAGAGGAGTTTTGGGAAGGTAGTGACTCTGAAGAAGGTGAATATGGTGAGTATATGAAGCAAATTCATGAttcagatgatgatgtcGACCTCAGagaaaatgataaaaatggaaaatcGCAGAAATCCCAGCTAAATACAAAAACTATACCATCTGTTCCATGCCCTCAAAATCATGAAGAAATCCTTGagtttttggaaaagtACCCCATTGAAGAGCACCCTGTATTAGTCAAAAGCATTATCAAGACATATCAGCCAAAACTAGCAGAGGGtaataaagaaagactAGGAAAATTTGCCGGTGTTCTACTCAGAcatattctctttttatctAACGAAGACTATTCGGAAAATGTCGACAAAATTGCAGAATTGCACAATGAACTAATAGCTATCCTCAAGGCACTTTCAGAGAAATTTGCAATTCCCCTCTCCGAAGAATGCagaattattatcaatGAGATTCAAAAAAGATTTAAGGAATCTCAATTCTATGGTTTATCCCCAGCTGATTtagtattcttttcattgGTTGGAATGTTGTTCTCCTCTTCTGATCATTATCATTTGATCATTACACCTTGCTTGCTTTTGATTGGAGAGTTTTTGGAGCAAATTAGGTTCAACACAGTTCAGAAACTACTCTTCGGTTCCCTACTAGTCAGAATTGCAATTCAGTATCAGAGAATCAGCAAGCGTTATATCCCAGAAATAACATACTTCCTCCATACATCATTCAAAATGTTGATACCTGGTGCAAAGGTGGAAGGGAAGCCAGAAAGTTCTGATAAAAAGGaagtttctctttctctccCTAAGAACATTAACTGGGAAAATGTAGATTCCTCATTACAATTACACGTACTATTTTCAACAGATCTTGATACCAACGATTCAGTCAAAAGCACTATTTTCGCTAATAATTTAGACTCTCTTGATTGGTGCCTAACTAATATTTGGAAGGATTTGTCAGCGTTCCCAGAAATTATATCGTTGTTCGTTGATCTCTTACAAGTGGCTCAAAAATCCTATGCTACTTATCCAAAGATAAACCAATTACTTGAAAGAGTTGAAAAGATAATGAAGTTCCAAGAACGTGTCCCATTGGCATTACAACAACATAAGCCCTTAGCTATTCCTTCTAACACTCCTAAATTCGAAGAAAACTTCAACccagagaagaaatcataTGATCCAGATAAGACTAGAAGTGAATTAAACAAGATGAAGGCGCAATTAAAGAAGGAACGTAAGTTTACTATGAAAGAAATTCGTAAAGATACTAGATTTGAAGCTAGACAAagcattgaagaaaagaagaaagagtatGCTGAATACCACTCCAAGATGGCACGTATCGTCAACCAGATTAGTACTGAAGAAGGTGCtgagaaaaataaatatgaGCGTGAAAAGAAGCTTCGCAATACTAAACGTTAATCACATATTTACATAACATGCATATTTAAGTTTGATAGAATCATTCATCTTTTATTATCATACTTTTTGTAATATTGATTTAAAAGGCCCATGACACCATTTccctttttcatttcatctgTATTTTCAGTGAAATCGTCTTTGTATAGACTAGATTTGTTGATGAATGAAGCGTTTAAGGAGCCCACATCAGGATTAGCACTGCCGTGTTCTaggtttcttctttgggACGGACCTTCCCCTGACCTTttgttaatttttttaCCTAAGGCGAACTGCGTTTTCCAAGAATAATCTCTTGGGTATCCAAAGGAACCTTCCTTGGGAGATATCAATTGATTCTTTCCCAAAGCATTTTCAGCCTTCTTATAATCGTCAACAAAGTACATATAAGATTGGAGCATTTTATTCACACCAATGTCATTATCGCTGTCactttcatcatcattgtcCGTTTGGGAAAACATTTTAGACGCTTGGGTTTTAGCATTTAAACCTTTGTTCACTTTAGCTCCGTCAAACATAGCATATTTGCAAACATAACCTAAGCCTTCCTCATATACAGTACACTCTCTGAAGAAGTCTATAATTCTGTCTGAATTTTTTGGTAGAGAAAACcataaaataaaaggtgttaaaataatactaaCCAATTCCTTGAGCAATAATATAATTCTTAGGTTGTATAGCTTGCAAAATTCCTCTTTTATATCTTCTGTATGGTATTTTCCTTCCCATGATTTAGGTGAATAGTGTGTGAAAGATATTAGTTCTCTCAGAGTTTCCTCTGGACTAAATGCAGTGTATTCTTCATTTATTGCTCCGTGGCATATAGCCCATATCGAACCAAATAAAGTCATATAAAACAATACCGTTCTATCGGAGGTAATCTCAAAATTAAGAAAGTTATCTGGATCAAATACTGTCAGTATACCTAAAATTGCCACAAAGGATCCTGACACAAACTGGACAAAACTTAATAATGAGCTCATCAATGTGTTTGGAAACTGACTAATGTAATCGTCAGCTATGACCATGCTtaacttcttccttttctcaAAAATATGGTAAAGCTCGTTGTACTCCCTAAACCTCCATTCCGCGATAGGAGTATATTGTCTAGAACCAATGGAGCCAGGAGTTGTTTTATATTCATTGAAGTACCTGAAAAAGTTcaatagaataaaatatgtCACTAGGAATGGTGATAAAATAATGTTCAAGAAACCTGCTAAAAcaaatcttttctttaattcttcaCTAAGATATTCTCTTTGGCTTTCCCTCAAAAATGCTTGCTTAAGGTATCCTCTTTCATTAAAGGCAAAACCTAAAATGCAAAGGTTGATATTCCACTCTAACGATTTTGTTAGTGCACACGTTCTAAAGAGGGGTATTGGTAAAGAGAGATCAAGAATATTATTGTCGTAGAGAGCTATAACAAAATTCTCTTTCCGCATAATCCTATTAGCAACATCGTGGGCACTGAGTCTGTTTTTAGCTTTTACTTCTGTAGCATTTGCCGTTATCGCATTTTGGTCCTTTAAAAGCACCAATTGTTGAACAACACTTTGCCAAGGAATTGTTGGTAAATCCTTATCCGATATTCCCAAGAGATAGTTGTAGAAGTTTTGGACATCCTTTAACGCTTTCACATCAAAATATAGTTGTAATATCTTTAGCCCAATGAATGCATAAAAAATCCATAATAGTACCTTGGCAGTTGGTGATATTTGAGTCTTGTAGCACTGTTCGATATGTACCTCCTTAAAGCTATGAGAAGATGAAAGTCTTGAGTAGTCAATACAATGACCCATATAAGTTGATATAAAGACAACAAATAAAATGGTTGCTAGTTGGACAACCTTATCGACAATGATACAGTAGAACCCATTTCCCAAGAAATAATCATATACTTGTTGTAAAAATGTGTCCAAATTTTCCACATTTGCCCACTTCCAAAGTGCACGTTCTTTTGGGCTAAGAGTGCTTAGACTATTTTTATTGACAGAAGTTAGATTTGGTACGTTCTGAAAGATTGGAGGGGGTTTTAAATTAAAAGGTGCTGGTGTCTTTGTAGACCTTGGATCAGCCACTGAGGGTTTGcggaaaagaaaactctCCTCCAAATCATCATGTCGCCTATTTCGGGACATACCAGCTGGTTTATTAGCAAATATTCTATCAAATACTTTAGAATGGCCAAGATAAGGCCCTTTCAAGTTCGCCTTACTGTTGGCATCATAAGGTGAGTGAAACCCAAGCCTAGTATTTTCTACAATGGGCGAATTTCTCTCGAAGCCAATAGGACCAGCATCATCTCCAGTTGGAGCTTGTTCACTTTCATCCTCACTGCTGGAACCTTGGCCATGTTTTGAAATAGAGCTTCCTAAGTCTTGGTCACTAAAGAATTCTGGATCTCTCCCTTCTATCTCACCTTCATCGTCTTCCGATTCAGAAAAAGGGTGAGTTATAGCAATTCCATTCGGTACTTCCTGGAAACGTATTGATTGTGGCTGTTTTATAAGTGGTTCCTCATCAttactttcttcttcattggTGGAAGATTCTTGATCTGACTCTATTAATCGTTCATGGTGCTCATTTTCCACAAAATGATTGAATTCTTGGCTATTGTGTATTGAAATGTGGCTCATTTCAGCGCCGTCTATAGAGTTCTCCACAGCTGAGGAATGTACCCCAAACACTCGTGATAAAAATGTATTCTTAGGAGGCTCATTCACATTATCTTGATTATCCACCATATTCGACTTCCACTTTACTGAAACTTATATTATGAAAAgagaattcaaaaatatttctCACTAAATGTCAGTCTGATATATGTTATCATGTACTATCTTGGGCCAGATGTACATATAACGGTGTGTTCTCTTATTTGTTAAATTTAGTGACTTTAGTGGTTTTAAGGGAAGGGCTACTCATCCTATATGTTAAGACCTTAAAAGACATCACGTCGTACACAATGATAATATAGTCGATATGCGCGTTATATGGGAATTAAGAACTGGCCCATCAATTGCTGGTTTGGGAATCAGTTTGATATGAGACCAAGTAATTGAATAGTGGATAagagtattttttttctttaattaACCCTATTATGTTGTTAAGTTATTATAATGCACGATAGAAGAATTTATAGAGTTTAAATATGAGGAGTTACAACTGCTCTTCCGTCAATTTGGCCTAGTAATTCAGCCTCTTGTCCTTCCAGATCTAGGGAGACGACATCTTGTAAGAATGTAGATTCTGCACCTCTACTAATATCCATTACAACGTTTCCAATTTTCACAGATAATTTTCCTGATTTATGAACTCTGATAGAGCCTACGTTACCAA contains these protein-coding regions:
- the LDB17 gene encoding Ldb17p — translated: MTRLHEELSMGRYFDEELWFEQRRVIAKKSAIYSWPMSMATSAIIEDDTLVEFWEKLEGLLDVDINNESDVNSALVSFIKITADHYSSLIKCDQDLYRVGLILVESEMFERTTDFCLRKLLSLLSIDLLELSLKLIIAYIILYKCKIDISSMDILVENQGFVVIYNNIYSNFAYLSKYSNDSPREAEEQQTETDTDIIEGIKHLTTILIDIMYQFFRYSKCQIANLQMIDDFFIYYLVSSVRSDVIDDIFNNIKFKLLLALNEQYMIFGYEYDIENKAYEFILNQTMSKDFIGLLLLKFNRETDASLLIMICKVIYIILTKDLKVARDFFYLNDLNVFVDVLLRNLNNISENEEVLRNTYLRVLLPLLNNTELSSTHYHREEIAKTLEFFTDAGNFSANKVPTIEERTTVRMAKRCLTEVKWLEHDGQPYGDQNDSEESRRSSISTKSSSTTPQDSKPPNNFNHIYRNVQNAYSADSINHRTAQQIPPPPPPSRKSKHRIGSDKKLATASLEISK
- the ATG38 gene encoding Atg38p → MTSELNNVFECIEDAESFIKSNKVVVAIQEYRKAIKQLDYINETEDLPENVQYAVTLLHDDILLRVKELGVLQEVQSNSESSESGSNSSISRFVSDGSLYPNGNSVLISDPLLLSITSKLENNVMRLINASEDPGSVSKTEIMQQFSQFKRELTVYEQKKSKDYEGKMEQVIKENKKLSNQVNRLKERWDSLVESAKQKRNQQHV
- the RPN5 gene encoding proteasome regulatory particle lid subunit RPN5, coding for MSRDAPLKAEKDYTEILDAEFPKIEILAKNDYSAALDQLLSLEKKTRQSSDLVSSKRVLAKIVDVLVKENQWDLLNEQLVLLSKKHGQLKLSIQYMIQTVMEHLKDVTDKEIKIKVIETIRVVTENKIFVEVERARATRDLVNIRRAEDKIDEAADLLCELQVETYGSMEMYEKIEFILEQIELSILKGDYSQATVLSRKILKKTFKNEKYESLKLEYYNLLVKIGLHKKSYLEVAQYYQEIYNSASVKEDEIQWKAVLSRIVYFLILSPYDNLQSDLIHKIQLDNNLKKLPSQESLVKLFTTAELMRWPIVQDTYKDVLNKDGIAFGSNEDHWEDLHKRIIEHNLRVISKYYTQITLPRLKELLDLDEAKTESFISNLVNQGVIYAKINRPAKIVSFGKPNNSSDLLNEWSANVDQLLEHIETIGHLITKEEIMHGLKAK
- the NOP14 gene encoding snoRNA-binding rRNA-processing protein NOP14, producing MGGSQLKNLKAALKANGLTGQTNDKKKSKKKGSRPKDFDKEERQRTIQKIREQFNPFDVKANRNKKIGVTKESATKLAVGKPGVAKQADEEQRRIFYEAKKVKKSGGIQDKRFGERNKNLTAEEIMLERFTKERQRQSSSKRSLFNLEDSDAEDDGATFGESLTHSGKSLALEDDFDAGDLGLQDSDNDIARATKSGKRLLMEEQELGDASVQEPVRKKTKAEVMQEVIAKSKFYKHERQKAQEKLVHDIEDLDDDFEDIMSELRVLPTPKRNAQQTSDVPELAPDYDRKVKELVMEKRAAPADRTKTDEEIKKEYEEKQKELEQKRLDRMNGLFNIDDPDAAGVEDLGEEFWEGSDSEEGEYGEYMKQIHDSDDDVDLRENDKNGKSQKSQLNTKTIPSVPCPQNHEEILEFLEKYPIEEHPVLVKSIIKTYQPKLAEGNKERLGKFAGVLLRHILFLSNEDYSENVDKIAELHNELIAILKALSEKFAIPLSEECRIIINEIQKRFKESQFYGLSPADLVFFSLVGMLFSSSDHYHLIITPCLLLIGEFLEQIRFNTVQKLLFGSLLVRIAIQYQRISKRYIPEITYFLHTSFKMLIPGAKVEGKPESSDKKEVSLSLPKNINWENVDSSLQLHVLFSTDLDTNDSVKSTIFANNLDSLDWCLTNIWKDLSAFPEIISLFVDLLQVAQKSYATYPKINQLLERVEKIMKFQERVPLALQQHKPLAIPSNTPKFEENFNPEKKSYDPDKTRSELNKMKAQLKKERKFTMKEIRKDTRFEARQSIEEKKKEYAEYHSKMARIVNQISTEEGAEKNKYEREKKLRNTKR
- the ATG9 gene encoding autophagy protein ATG9 — its product is MVDNQDNVNEPPKNTFLSRVFGVHSSAVENSIDGAEMSHISIHNSQEFNHFVENEHHERLIESDQESSTNEEESNDEEPLIKQPQSIRFQEVPNGIAITHPFSESEDDEGEIEGRDPEFFSDQDLGSSISKHGQGSSSEDESEQAPTGDDAGPIGFERNSPIVENTRLGFHSPYDANSKANLKGPYLGHSKVFDRIFANKPAGMSRNRRHDDLEESFLFRKPSVADPRSTKTPAPFNLKPPPIFQNVPNLTSVNKNSLSTLSPKERALWKWANVENLDTFLQQVYDYFLGNGFYCIIVDKVVQLATILFVVFISTYMGHCIDYSRLSSSHSFKEVHIEQCYKTQISPTAKVLLWIFYAFIGLKILQLYFDVKALKDVQNFYNYLLGISDKDLPTIPWQSVVQQLVLLKDQNAITANATEVKAKNRLSAHDVANRIMRKENFVIALYDNNILDLSLPIPLFRTCALTKSLEWNINLCILGFAFNERGYLKQAFLRESQREYLSEELKKRFVLAGFLNIILSPFLVTYFILLNFFRYFNEYKTTPGSIGSRQYTPIAEWRFREYNELYHIFEKRKKLSMVIADDYISQFPNTLMSSLLSFVQFVSGSFVAILGILTVFDPDNFLNFEITSDRTVLFYMTLFGSIWAICHGAINEEYTAFSPEETLRELISFTHYSPKSWEGKYHTEDIKEEFCKLYNLRIILLLKELVSIILTPFILWFSLPKNSDRIIDFFRECTVYEEGLGYVCKYAMFDGAKVNKGLNAKTQASKMFSQTDNDDESDSDNDIGVNKMLQSYMYFVDDYKKAENALGKNQLISPKEGSFGYPRDYSWKTQFALGKKINKRSGEGPSQRRNLEHGSANPDVGSLNASFINKSSLYKDDFTENTDEMKKGNGVMGLLNQYYKKYDNKR